From the Maioricimonas rarisocia genome, one window contains:
- a CDS encoding GHMP family kinase ATP-binding protein has product MNDLQVTIQTGARLHFGPLAVHDGPGRSFGGIGLMIDRPGCTVRVAPAEVDECQADPDVARRVRGVLERFREFGLAEGTSGFAVRINDVPPAHCGFGSGTQLSLAVARGLIELAGGRADANTLARIGGRGDRSAIGIHGFLSGGFLCDAGKRSGEAIGDIACRLDVPDDWRFVAIRPIDRGGLSGTAETLGFRRLPPMDAARIGTLARLVLTEVMPAVRAGAFNEFAAGLEEYGRCVGEYFAPIQGGIFADPQMAELAAHLERMGVRGVAQTSWGPTIVVPLEQPVAAERLVRQLREDDRLEGCETLITRPLSHGATCNRDSSTFRTV; this is encoded by the coding sequence ATGAATGATCTGCAGGTGACGATTCAAACCGGTGCCAGACTTCACTTCGGTCCGCTTGCTGTTCATGACGGTCCAGGTCGCTCGTTTGGTGGAATCGGGCTGATGATCGACCGTCCCGGCTGCACGGTGCGGGTCGCGCCGGCGGAGGTCGACGAATGCCAGGCCGATCCGGACGTGGCGCGACGTGTTCGTGGCGTGCTCGAGCGATTTCGCGAGTTCGGACTGGCTGAAGGTACGAGCGGCTTTGCCGTTCGAATCAACGACGTTCCACCTGCGCATTGCGGGTTCGGTTCGGGAACGCAACTGTCGCTGGCCGTGGCCCGCGGACTGATCGAACTTGCCGGGGGACGTGCCGACGCCAACACCCTCGCGCGAATCGGTGGGCGCGGCGACCGGTCGGCGATCGGTATTCACGGATTTCTGTCGGGCGGATTCCTGTGCGATGCCGGGAAGCGATCGGGCGAAGCGATCGGTGACATCGCCTGTCGTCTTGACGTGCCGGACGACTGGAGGTTCGTCGCAATCCGCCCGATCGACCGGGGTGGCCTTTCGGGAACGGCGGAAACGCTCGGCTTCCGCCGTCTGCCTCCGATGGATGCCGCACGGATCGGCACGCTGGCACGGCTGGTCCTGACCGAGGTGATGCCGGCGGTCCGGGCCGGGGCGTTCAACGAGTTTGCCGCCGGACTCGAAGAGTACGGTCGTTGCGTGGGCGAATACTTCGCACCGATTCAGGGGGGGATCTTCGCCGACCCGCAAATGGCCGAACTTGCCGCGCATCTTGAACGGATGGGCGTGCGCGGCGTGGCTCAGACGTCGTGGGGACCGACGATCGTTGTCCCGCTGGAGCAGCCGGTCGCTGCCGAACGACTCGTCCGGCAGCTGCGTGAGGACGATCGCCTGGAGGGATGCGAAACGCTGATCACACGTCCCCTTTCGCATGGTGCGACCTGCAATCGGGACTCGTCGACTTTTCGAACGGTCTGA
- a CDS encoding DUF447 domain-containing protein, with protein MPLILEGIVTSRNADRSVNVAPMGPIVDRELSSLLLRPFQSSLTCQNLLRTRCGVFLIVDDVELIARAALNRLVEAPATVPAHVIDGEILSAACRWHEFEVTDINLDDKRAELRTRIVHDGRQRDFFGFNRACHAVLEATILATRLHLMAASAVVEEMERLRPLVEKTGGDTEHRAFSFVEQYVAEMAASGKPVA; from the coding sequence GTGCCGCTGATTCTCGAAGGTATTGTTACGTCGCGAAACGCCGATCGGTCCGTCAATGTGGCGCCGATGGGGCCGATCGTGGACCGGGAACTCTCCTCACTGCTGTTGAGGCCCTTCCAGTCATCGCTGACGTGCCAGAATCTTCTGCGCACGCGGTGTGGAGTCTTCCTCATCGTCGACGATGTTGAGCTGATCGCCCGTGCGGCACTCAACCGTCTCGTCGAAGCACCTGCGACCGTGCCGGCTCACGTGATCGATGGCGAGATTCTTTCAGCCGCGTGCCGGTGGCACGAGTTCGAGGTCACCGACATCAATCTGGACGACAAACGTGCAGAATTGAGGACCCGCATCGTTCATGATGGACGGCAGCGCGACTTCTTCGGCTTCAACCGCGCCTGTCACGCCGTGCTCGAAGCGACGATTCTTGCTACGCGGCTGCATCTGATGGCCGCCTCGGCCGTCGTCGAAGAGATGGAGCGTCTTCGCCCGCTGGTCGAGAAGACAGGCGGGGATACCGAACACCGGGCATTCTCGTTCGTCGAGCAGTATGTCGCCGAGATGGCCGCTTCCGGGAAGCCGGTCGCATGA
- a CDS encoding sigma-70 family RNA polymerase sigma factor, which yields MSVSSPVADSPRAELRTRARNLHEQSISFIHNRKFARLSPEEARTAPDAMYQSDGDSGARSTASSRQRGNYWAELARSPLLTPEGEFHLFQKMNFLKYQASRLKSQLSKTRPRRNIVEQIEALLDEAEATRNEIARANLRLVVALARKFSHSSNEFEELLSDGNMILMNAVEKFDCSRGFRFSTYATHAVQRHFYRQMQRRQRRRSFEIATSSEVLVETSVDSPVEDELEQVAQHKVATTLISRLEDCLDERELYIMQRRFGLGEADDDSGQTLKTLAGEMGLSKERVRQLQIRAIEKVQDLAMSMNLTIAAH from the coding sequence ATGAGCGTTTCCTCTCCAGTTGCCGATTCGCCGAGGGCCGAGCTTCGCACCCGAGCCCGCAATCTTCACGAACAATCGATCTCGTTCATCCATAACCGAAAGTTCGCGCGGCTCTCGCCCGAAGAGGCCCGCACGGCCCCCGACGCGATGTATCAGTCGGACGGCGATTCGGGTGCCCGGTCGACTGCTTCGTCCCGGCAGCGCGGAAACTACTGGGCCGAACTGGCCCGCTCGCCGCTGCTGACGCCCGAGGGGGAATTTCATCTGTTTCAGAAGATGAATTTCCTGAAGTACCAGGCGAGTCGGCTGAAGAGTCAGCTTTCAAAGACCCGTCCCAGGCGGAACATCGTCGAGCAGATCGAAGCATTGCTGGACGAAGCGGAAGCGACGCGAAACGAGATCGCCCGCGCGAACCTGCGGCTGGTGGTCGCACTCGCCCGCAAGTTTTCGCATTCCTCGAACGAGTTCGAGGAGCTTCTCAGCGATGGCAACATGATCCTGATGAACGCCGTCGAGAAGTTTGACTGCAGTCGGGGCTTCCGCTTCAGCACCTACGCGACGCACGCGGTCCAGAGGCACTTCTATCGTCAGATGCAGCGTCGACAGAGGCGACGATCATTCGAGATCGCCACGTCGTCGGAAGTCCTGGTCGAGACTTCTGTCGATTCGCCCGTCGAAGACGAACTGGAACAGGTTGCCCAGCACAAGGTCGCGACGACTCTTATCTCCCGGCTGGAAGACTGCCTGGACGAACGTGAGTTGTACATCATGCAGCGGCGGTTCGGCCTCGGGGAAGCGGACGACGACTCGGGGCAGACCCTCAAGACGCTGGCCGGCGAAATGGGGCTGAGCAAGGAGCGTGTGCGACAGTTGCAGATTCGCGCCATCGAAAAAGTTCAGGATCTGGCGATGTCGATGAATCTTACGATCGCCGCTCACTGA
- a CDS encoding cryptochrome/photolyase family protein — protein MAEATSIVWLRRDLRLADNPALEFAASHADTVIPLFIWDLDEEGGWSPGEASRWWLHHSLTALDDSLAERGSKLVIRSGNPHEIIADLVDSTGAALVTWNRRYEPAAIEQDRRIKEALKSAGCEVRSFNGSLLREPWEIETGQGEPYKVFTPFWKSLRANLGDVEPYAAPDTVPAPESWPDSMQVDDLNLLPAINWDADFHDAWTPGEAGAQQRLDEFLASRMANYDEMRDRPDRAGTSELSAHLHFGEITPRQIYAEVNHSNLNGRTRKSADVFLSEVGWREFAHHLLYHFPETTDQPLREQFERFPWGNSESALQAWQKGQTGYPIVDAGMRQLWAIGWMHNRVRMIVGSFLTKDLLQPWQQGSKWFWDTLVDADLANNTLGWQWVAGCGADASPFFRVFNPVLQGEKFDPDGEYVRRWVPELADLPNKWIHKPWAASDQVLADAGVTLGETYPEPIVDHSEARKAALAAYNEFKGG, from the coding sequence ATGGCTGAAGCAACCTCTATCGTCTGGCTCCGACGGGATTTGCGCCTCGCCGACAATCCTGCCCTCGAGTTTGCCGCGTCGCACGCAGACACCGTAATCCCGCTGTTTATCTGGGATCTGGACGAAGAAGGCGGCTGGTCGCCCGGCGAAGCGAGCCGGTGGTGGCTGCATCATTCACTGACGGCTTTGGACGATTCGCTTGCCGAAAGAGGCTCGAAGCTGGTCATCCGTTCCGGCAATCCGCACGAGATCATTGCGGATCTCGTCGACTCCACCGGAGCAGCACTGGTGACCTGGAATCGCCGCTATGAGCCAGCCGCAATCGAACAGGACCGCCGGATCAAAGAGGCGCTGAAGTCCGCTGGCTGTGAGGTAAGAAGCTTCAACGGCAGCCTGCTTCGCGAGCCGTGGGAGATCGAGACCGGACAGGGTGAGCCCTACAAGGTGTTCACGCCGTTCTGGAAGTCCCTGCGGGCGAACCTGGGCGACGTGGAACCTTACGCGGCTCCCGACACCGTCCCGGCCCCGGAATCCTGGCCGGATTCGATGCAGGTCGATGACCTGAATCTGCTTCCCGCGATCAACTGGGACGCGGACTTCCATGACGCCTGGACTCCCGGCGAGGCGGGCGCGCAGCAGCGGCTGGACGAATTCCTCGCATCCCGGATGGCGAACTACGACGAAATGCGCGATCGTCCCGACCGGGCCGGCACGTCGGAACTCTCGGCACATCTGCACTTCGGGGAAATCACGCCGCGGCAGATCTATGCGGAGGTCAATCACTCGAACCTCAACGGCCGCACCCGCAAGAGCGCGGATGTGTTCCTCAGCGAGGTGGGCTGGCGGGAGTTCGCACACCATCTGCTGTACCACTTCCCCGAAACGACCGACCAGCCACTCCGTGAACAGTTTGAACGATTTCCTTGGGGCAACTCTGAGTCGGCCCTCCAGGCGTGGCAGAAAGGGCAGACAGGCTACCCGATCGTTGACGCGGGGATGCGTCAGCTATGGGCCATCGGCTGGATGCACAACCGGGTGCGGATGATCGTCGGATCGTTCCTCACCAAGGATCTGTTGCAACCCTGGCAGCAGGGGTCGAAGTGGTTCTGGGACACCCTGGTCGACGCGGATCTGGCCAACAACACGCTCGGCTGGCAATGGGTCGCCGGCTGCGGCGCCGACGCGTCTCCGTTCTTTCGGGTCTTCAATCCGGTCCTGCAGGGGGAGAAGTTCGACCCGGATGGCGAATACGTCCGCCGCTGGGTTCCCGAACTGGCGGATCTGCCGAACAAATGGATCCACAAGCCCTGGGCGGCTTCCGACCAGGTGCTGGCAGATGCTGGCGTGACACTCGGCGAGACGTATCCCGAGCCGATCGTCGATCACAGCGAGGCCCGCAAGGCGGCGCTGGCGGCCTACAACGAGTTCAAGGGCGGATAG